A section of the Sphaeramia orbicularis unplaced genomic scaffold, fSphaOr1.1, whole genome shotgun sequence genome encodes:
- the tgds gene encoding dTDP-D-glucose 4,6-dehydratase, translating to MGGGGGLMQRMDYSKTVVVTGGSGFIGSHLVVHLVNTHPDWRIINLDNLDYCCSPRSLECVEERANYTFIRGDVCNPRVVQHLFNCNNVDIIFHLAAKTHVESSFQTPSSFQRVNIEGTRVLLKEAHQVHQDRHRLQRFIYVSTDEVYGAWSDPGLDQLGLDQVGLDQVGLDQLGPDQVFDESSPMRPSNPYSESKAAAEDLVYSYWTRYKFPVLITRSNNVYGPRQFTEKVIPRFVTQLQKNQKCTIQGTLPKSRHFLFVDDVVDAFLLLLEKGSTGQVYNVGTSCEIPIMQLARELIKMVKKVPDSELNDWMEFVPDRPQVDLRYPITCQKLQQLGWRPQVSWTEGIHQTVKWYQDNPNFWSDPGEPSLLV from the exons atgggtgggggtgggggtctgaTGCAGAGGATGGATTACAGTAAAACTGTGGTGGTGACAGGAGGATCTGGGTTCAT AGGCTCTCACCTGGTGGTCCACCTGGTCAACACACACCCAGACTGGAGGATTATCAACCTGGACAAT TTGGATTACTGCTGCAGCCCCAGGAGTCTGGAGTGTGTGGAGGAGCGAGCAAACTACACTTTTATCAGG GGGGACGTGTGCAACCCCAGGGTGGTCCAACACCTGTTCAACTGCAACAACGTCGACATCATCTTCCACCTGGCAGCGAAGACGCATGTCG agtcTTCCTTCCAGACCCCCTCCTCGTTCCAGAGGGTCAACATTGAAGGGACCCGGGTCCTGCTAAAGGAGGCCCATCAGGTCCATCAGGACCGGCACCGGCTGCAGCGCTTCATCTACGTCAGCACCGACGAGGTCTACGGAGCCTGGTCTGATccgggtctggaccagctgggtCTGGACCAAGTGGGTCTGGACCaagtgggtctggaccagctgggtCCGGACCAG GTGTTTGATGAGTCCAGTCCAATGAGACCCAGCAACCCCTACTCTGAAAGCAAGGCAGCAGCAGAGGACCTGGTCTACTCCTACTGGACCAGATACAAG TTTCCCGTCTTAATCACCAGGAGTAACAACGTCTACGGTCCTCGTCAGTTCACTGAGAAG GTCATTCCCAGATTTGTCACACAGTTACAGAAGAACCAGAAGTG taccATTCAAGGAACTCTCCCCAAATCCCGACACTTCCTGTTTGTTGACGACGTGGTCGACGCCTTCCTGCTGCTTCTGGAAAAAGGCTCAACAGGACAAGTCTACAATGTGGGCACCAGCTGTGAGATTCCCATCATGCAACTGGCCAGAGAACTTATtaagatg GTCAAGAAGGTTCCGGATTCTGAACTCAACGACTGGatggagtttgttccagacag GCCCCAGGTGGATCTGCGGTACCCCATCACATGTCAGAAGCTGCAGCAGCTGGGCTGGAGACCACAGGTGTCCTGGACCGAGGGGATCCATCAGACCG TCAAATGGTACCAAGACAACCCAAACTTCTGGTCCGACCCCGGTGAGCCCAGCCTACTGGTCTGA